A segment of the Fimbriimonadaceae bacterium genome:
GCCTGACTTCTTCCCCTTCGTCGAACCAGGCGTCGACTACGCCGTCTCGACCCCCAAACTCTTCGGTGGCCGGTGGGTGGAACTGGGTGGCGCAGGGATGGTCCACCCCAACATCCTCGAACGACACGGTATCGATCCGGAGCGGTACTCCGGGTTCGCCTTCGGGCTCGGGGTGGAGCGGATCCCCATGATGGCCCACGGCGTCGACGACCTCCGCAACTTTATGGACAACGACATCCGCTTCCTGGAGCAGTTCCCATGAGTCTGATCGCCGGTCTCCACCACTTGGCCATGCCGATGCCCGTCGGACAAGAGTCCGCCGCCGAGGCGTTTTACGTCGAGCTCCTCGGCTTCACCCGGGTCGAGAAGCCGCTCCACCTTCGGTCTATGGGCGGGGCCTGGTTCCAAATGCCCGACGGCCGCCAACTGCACCTGCAGTCCGAGCCCGACTTTCACCGGTGGACCAAGCCCCACCCGGCCTTCGCCGTCCGTGACTTGGACGGGCTGGCCGCCACGTTCGAGTCGCGCGGCATGACCCCGCACTGGGACGACCGGTGGACAGGGGTGCGGAGGTTCTACTGCGCCGACCCGTTCGGCAACCGGTTGGAGTTTGTCGACGCGGGAGACGTCGGCCTGTGAAGTTCACCGAGTCGATGATCCGGGACTGGGTCGAGACCTCGCTCAGTGCCGAGGAACTTGGCGACCTTCTGACCATGACCGGCTTTGAGCTGGAAGAAATCACTGTCGAAGAGGGTGAGCCGGTGCTGGACGTGAACATCATGTCCAACCGCGGCGACGGGGCCAGCGTGCTTGGCATGGCCCGCGAAGTCCTCGCCAAAGACCCCGGCGCACGCCCGACGGAGCTCTATGACCGGGCCGTCGCGAGGTTCCCCGCCACCGACACGGCCGCCCGCGACGTCTACGGCCTGGCCGACGTGCGGATTGAGACGCCCGCCTGCACCCGGTTCGCCTGCCGGGTCTTCGAAGGCGTCACCAACGGGCCCTCACCCGCATGGGTCCAAGACCGTCTCCGCAAGATCGGGCAACGCCCCGTGTCGTTACTCGTCGACCTGACGAACTACGTCATGTTCGAGACCGGTCAGCCCCTCCACGCCTACGACCTGGACAAACTCGGCTCCCAGATCGTCGTGCGGGAGGCCCGCGCCGGCGAGAAGCTGGTCACCCTGGATGAAAAGGAGCACGAACTTCAGCCCGGGCAGATGATGATCTGCGACGCGGACCGGCCCGTCGGCGTCGCCGGGGTCATGGGGGGCCTCGACACCGAGTGCGGGCCCGGCACCACCCGGTGCCTGCTGGAGTCGGCCAACTTCAACAACCAGTCGGTGAGGAAGACGCGCAAACAACTGGGCTTCTTCACCGAGGCGAGCTTCCGC
Coding sequences within it:
- a CDS encoding VOC family protein, with the protein product MSLIAGLHHLAMPMPVGQESAAEAFYVELLGFTRVEKPLHLRSMGGAWFQMPDGRQLHLQSEPDFHRWTKPHPAFAVRDLDGLAATFESRGMTPHWDDRWTGVRRFYCADPFGNRLEFVDAGDVGL